The genomic stretch TCGGCGCGGACCACCCGGAAGGCGGCGAAGATGAACAGCCAGAGGAGCAGGAGGAACCCGAAGCGGAAGGCCTGCAGGACGATCTCAGCGGGCACCCTGACCCCCCGGGACCGCGATCACGCGCCGTCCTGCCGGTAGACCAGCACCGAGTGGCCGATCCGGATGACGTCGCCGTCGGCCAGCTCCTGCCGGGTGACCCGCCGGCCGTTGACCAGCGTGCCGTTGGTCGAGCCCAGGTCCTGCACGGTGACCTGGCTGCCGGCCAGCTGGACGTCGGCGTGCTTGCGGCTCACCCCGGTGTCGGGCAGCCGGACGTCGGCGTCCGTGCCGCGGCCGAGGACGTTGCTGCCCTGCTCCAGGACGTGCTTGGTGCCCGGGCCGTCGACGACGAGCACGTGGCTGGTGCGCTGGCCGGCGTCGGGAAGGGGGGCGCCGGCCAGCGGGGGGAGCGGCGGCAGGCCCGGGTGGGCGCTGGGGGCCGGCTCGGCGCGGTGCGGTGTGCCGCCGTCGCCCACGTGCGAGGAGACCTCGAAGACACCGGTGCGCAGCTCCTCGTCGCGCTCCAGGTGCACCTCGATGTCACCGAAGGTCTGGTAGCCCTCCGACTCGACGTGCTCGGCGACCATGTCGGCGAGCTCGGCGGCCAGCTGCTCGGACCACTCGGCGAGGTTGTCGTGGTCGGAGGGCCCGAGGGTGACGGTGAAGACGTTGGGGGCCAGGACGCGTCCCCCGCCCATGACCGAGCGCTGCTCGTCGGCCTCGCGCTGCAGGGCGTGGGCGATCTCGGCGGGGTGCACCTTGCCCTTGAAGACCCGAGCGAAGGCGAGGCCGACCATGCCCTCCAGCCGTCGCTCGAAGCGCTGCAGCACACCCACAGTCGCTCCTCCGCCCTCTGTCGACCTCCCGCTGCCTGGACGTCGATCGTAGCCGGGGGACGTCCCCCGGACCGGTCGCACACCGCAGGCGCTCCGGACGATCTCGTCCGTCCGGGATGGAGGTCCTTGTCTACCAGCGTCGCGCCACCGGGGTGGCCGCCGCGCCGGGAGAACCGGCACCGCGCGGTCCCCCGGGGGGTGCCGTCGGGCGCACCGGACAGGCTGCTACTGTTCTTCCTCGCCAGGGCAAGTGGCGGAATGGCAGACGCGCACGGTTCAGGTCCGTGTGTCCGAAAGGACGTGGGGGTTCAACTCCCCCCTTGCCCACGCACACGTTGGGCCCCTCCCGAACGGGAGGGGCCCTTCGTCGTCTCCGGGGTCAGGGTCTGTTCGTCACCTGCTCGGCGAACTCGATCACCTGCGCCCGGGGTCGGTCAGGCGGTGCCGCTGCGCCCCTGCAGGAAGGCGGCCGAGTCGTAGTAGGTCCGGACGCCGGACAGCTGCTCCTCGTCGCCCTCGATCAGGGTGACCCCGCGGTAGGTGAACGGCTTCCCGTCGCGCAGCGTGCCGGTGGAGGTCCACTCCAGCGCGGCGCTCGACTCGCCCACCACGGTGTGCGTGAACGTCGTCTCGATGTCACCGAAGACGTCGCGGTAGTCGGTCCAGAACGTCTGTGCGCCCTCCCGGCCCCGGGTCTGGTGGTGCTCGTCGAGCTTCACCAGCTGGGTGTCGTCACCGGCGAGCTCGACGAGCGGGCCGGGGTCGCGGTCGGCGTCCAGGCGGTGCAGTGCGTCGGCGAAGCGGTCGGTCATGGTGTGCACGGGGGTTCCTCCGGGGGATGGGCCTCTGCTGGGCTCGGACCCGTCCGCTACCCGGTCCGGACCCGGTCGACCCGGGACACGCCCGGATCAGTCCCGGTGGCCGTGCGGGAGCCGGTGCGCATCCCCGGACCCCTGTCCCCGCCCGGCACCCAGCGTCTGCACCGCGAGCACGATCCCCCAGGGGCCGATCACCCAGACCGGCCAGAAGTAGAGGAGCTGCCCCGAACCCCAGGAGCTCATCGCCCAGACGGTGAGCACGATGAGCGCAGTGGCTCCCCAGCTGCCCCAGGCGGCGCGCAGCGACGAACCGCCGGCCCAGGCCTGCGCGCCCCAGTTCCCACCCCAGGGGAGGCCGCCGCCGGTGTGCGCCGTCGCCGGACCACCGGTGCCGGCCGGCCCGGCCGCCGGGGCGACCAGCTCGGTGCCCGCGGGCTCGTCGGGCAGGTCGGCGGTCAGCGGGGTCAGGTCGCCGTAGGTCTTCGCCTCCCACGCCCGGGTGAGCCGCTCGTCGTACTCCTCGACCGTCAGCCGCCCGGCGGACAGGTTGCGGCCCAGCACCTCGGCCACCGCGGCCCGGTCGGCGTCGGCAGCGCGGAGGTGGGGCTCGGGCATCGGACGCTCGGGCATGGGTCGCTCCTCGGGGGTCGGTGCCGTCCCAGTCTGCTGTCCGGGGTGCGGCCGGGGCCACTGACGTCTGTCACCAGTTCCACGTGGAACAGCCCACGGGTGGTCGGTGCCCTGTGGTGAGCTGTCCGCGACCCGCACGAGGAGGACCGGATGACCCCGCACCCCGACGCGTCCACCGGCGCGCTGCCCTGGCCCGACGCCGAGCCCCGCGAGGTCGCCGTCGCGGTCGGCGCGGCCGAGCTCGTCGTCGACCTGCGGGGCGGCGGGCCCCGGCGTCTGGCCGTCGGGAACTGGGAGGTGCTCGACGGCTACCCGGCCGGCACCGTGCCGGCCGGCCGGCGGGGCGGCGTGCTGGTGCCGTGGCCCAACCGGCTGCGGGACGGGCAGTGGTCCTGGCGGGGGCGTGACCTGCAGCTCGACGTGGTCAGCGGGTCCTCGCCCAACGCGGTGCACGGGCTGCTCACCGCCCAGCCGTGGTCGGTGCTCCGGCAGGCGGGTGACGCGGTCAGCGTCGGCACCCTGCTGGAGCCACGCCCCGGCTACCCGTTCCGGCTCGCCGTCGCGATCGACTACCGGCTGGCCGACAGCGGCCTCACCGTGGCCGTCCGGGTGCGCAACGCCGGTGACGCCGAGGCGCCGCTGGGTGTCGGCATGCACCCCTACCTGCACGTCGGCGCCCCGCAGGAGGGCGGCCTGGCCGACGCCGAGCTGTCCGTGCCGGCGCGCACCGCGCTGGAGGTCGACGGCGGGCTGCCCACCGGCGCCCGACGGCCCTTCGACGGCGCGATCGGCCGGATCGGCGACCGGCAGCTCGACGACCCGGTCACCGACCTGGTCCGGGACGACGACGGCTGGGCCCGGGTGGGGCTGCGGGGGCCGGCGGGCGCGCTGGAGCTGGCCGTCGACGGTGCCTGGCCGTGGCTGCAGGTCTTCTCCGGGGACACCCTGCCGGCCGGCCAGCGCCGCCGCAGCCTGGCGGTGGAGCCGATGACCTGCCCGCCCAACGCGCTGGCCGACGGCGTCGACCTGGTCGTGCTGCCCCCCGGCGGGGTGTGGTCGGGCACCTGGACGCTGCGCTGGTCCCCGGCATGACGGCGCGGGTCCGCGAGCTGTGGCGCTACCCGGTCAAGTCGCTGCTCGGTGAGCGGCTGAGCGGCGCCGACGTCGGCGCGCAGGGGATCGCCGGCGACCGCGGCTGGGCGCTGTTCGACGTCGCCACCGGTCTGGGGCTCACCGCCCGCCGGGTGCCCGAGCTGCTGTTCGCCGCCGCCCGCAGCCGACCCGACGGGTCCGTGGCGGTCGTGCTGCCCGACGGCACGGTCACCGCCGACGACGCCGTCCTCTCGCGCTGGGTGGGGCGAGAGGTCGTCCTCCGGCGCGCCGCGGACGTCGCGGGCGCCCGCACCTACGAGAACCCGTTCGACGTGACCGGGGACGAGGAGGCCGGCTGGGACCCGTTCCAGGGGGCCGACGGGGCCTTCCACGACAACGCCGGTGCCCGGGTCACCCTGGTCTCGACCGGCACCCTCGGGAGCTGGGACCCGCGCCGGTTCCGGGCCAACGTCGTCCTCGACGGCGCGGGTGAGGACGACTGGGTGGGCACGTCCGTCCTGGTCGGGGCGGTGGCCCTGGACGTCGTGGACCGGGTGCCCCGCTGCGTGATGGTCACCAGGCCGCAGGCGGGCGGCATCGCCCGGGACACCGGGGTGCTCCGCACGGTGCACCGGCAACGCGGCGGTGCGCTGGCCGTCGGCGCGCTCGTGACCCGCCCCGGCCCGGTGTCCGTGGGCGACGAGGTGCGCCCCGCCTGACCGGCCGGCGGCCCGCGGGGGAGGATCGACGCCGTGCGCACCATCGAGCTCCGCTCCGGCGAGCAGTCCATCCGGCTGGGCCAGCTGCTGAAGCTGGTCGACGCCGTCCCCTCCGGCGCCCAGGTCAAGGACGTGCTGACCAGTGGCGACGTCCGGGTCAACGGGGAGCCCGAGGATCGCCGGGGCCGTCAGCTGCGCACCGGCGACGTCGTCTCGGTGGCCGGCCAGGAGGACGTCCGGATCGGCTGAGGCACCCCGGACCTGTGCTGTTGCTGTGCGCGGTCCCCTGCGGAGAGTGCTCCTGTGCGCGTGGCGCGCTGAGTTAACCCAGATGTCACATGACCCGGGTGCAGACGAGCTGATCGCGGGCATGGGGGTCAGTGCCCGGGCGGCGGTGGTGCGGACCCGCCGCCCGGGGAACATCCCCCGGCGGTCAGCCCGCGGCGGGCAGCCGCAGGTCGGCGACGAGGGCCCGGTGGTCGGTCCCGGGCACGTGCACCACCTCGAAGCCCTCGACCGCGATCCGCGGGTCGACGAGGACGTGGTCCAGGGTGAGCCGCGGGTGCGGGAACCGCATCGGCCACCACGTGGCCCGGAGCGCCTGACCGGTCGCCGCGGCGGCGTCCACCCAGCCCCGGCCCAGCAGCCGCCGGAAGGCGGCGTGGTCGGGGGTGGCGTTGAAGTCGCCGGCCAGCACCCGCAGCACCGCCGGCTCCGGATCCGGCAACAGCCGCAGGTCCGCCACCCAGCGGGCGACCTGCGCGGGGGAGCTGGTCGGTGGGTGCGTGTGCACCGCGGTCACCTCGACGTCGGGGGCTCCCGGCACGGCCAGCAGGGCCGCGGGCTGACCGAAGCGCCCGGGCACGACCGTGCGCTCCCGGACCTCCCACCGGGTCCAGAGCGCGCCGCCGGCGCCGGGAGGCTGACCCGCAGCGGCCGGCACCACGTGCCCGGCGGGGAGCAGGTCGGCCACCCCCGCTCCGAGCAGGCCGGTCACCGCCTCGGGCGTGACCTCCATCAGCGCGAGCACGTCGGCGTCCCGGTCCGACGCGAGCGCCACCAGCGCGTCGGGGTCGGCCCGGCCGTGCAGCATGTTCGCCGACACCACCCGTAGCCGCGGCCCCTGCGGCGGCGTCTCCGGGGTGACGGGCGTCGTCCGCCGGAGCACCGCGCCCGCCAGCACAGCGGCCGATGCCCCCGCCAGCACCGAGGCACCCCGGGAGCGCGCCGCGAGGGCCGTGGCCAGCGGCAGGGCGCTGGTGGCGGCGGCGTAGTGGGTGAACGCCAGCGCGGGTACGAGGGGGAAGCCCCGCTCGGCACCGGTCGCCCGGAGCGCGGCCGCGACGGCCCAGGGGACGGCGAACGCGGGGGGAGCCCAACGGCGGCGGGCCCGGGGTCGGTGGGGCAGGGCTCGTCGGGTCAGGGCTCGGCGGGACACGGCGTCCATGGTGCCGACCGCGGTCCGGTGGTCATCGTCGGGTGCGTCGTTCACCTGCGTGCGGTAGGACAAGGGGCTGAACGGCGGCTGCCCGGACGGGGAGGGTCGCCTGGACGAGAGGCGGAGCGTGGCTGTCGAGCACCTGGAGATCGAGCGCAAGTTCGACGTCGAGGAGGCGTTCGTCCTGCCCGACCTGGGCGGGGTGCCCGGGGTCGACGCGGTCGCGGAGCCGGTCACGCACGACCTCGAGGCGGCCTACCACGACACGGCGGACCTGCGACTCGCCCGCGCCCGGGTGACCCTGCGCCGCCGCACCGGCGGCACCGACGCCGGCTGGCACGTCAAGCTCCCCGCGATCGCCGGTGCGCGCCGTGAACTCCACTCGCCGCTCGGCCGCGCGACCAAGACCCCGCCGAAGGCCGTGCTGGAGCCGGTCCTGGGCGTCGTCCGTCGCGCCCCGGTCGGTCCGGTCGCGGTGCTGCGCACCCGCCGGGTGGTCACCGAGCTGCGGGACGCCGAGGGCCGGGTGCTCGCCGAGGTGGCCGACGACCACGTGACCGGGACCGCCCTGCCGGCTGGACCCGGTGACGCCGCCGTCGTCACCACGTGGCGGGAGGTCGAGGTCGAGCTGGTCGACGGCGACGAGTCGGTGCTCGCCGAGGTGGCCGCGGAGCTGGTCGCCGCCGGCGCACGCCCGGCGTCGTCCCCGGCGAAGCTGTCCCGGGTGCTGGCCGACCGGCTGGCTGCGGTCGGCGGTCCGCCGGACCCCGCCGTCCCGGCCGCCGGAGGCGGGAAGAAGGCCGCGAAGAAGGCGGCGAAGAAGGCTCGCACGCTGCCGGTGGGTGAGGTGCTGCGGAGCTCGCTCGCACAACAGGTGCGCGACCTCCAGGACGCCGACCTGATGGTGCGCACCGGTCAGCCCGACGGCGTCCACCAGGTGCGGGTCGCCTGCCGGCGGCTGCGCAGCACGCTGGCCGCCTTCCGCCCGGTGCTCGACCGGACGCGGACCGACCCGCTGCGCACCGAGCTGGCCGCGGTCGGTGCGGCGCTGTCGCCGTCGCGGGACGCCGAGGTGGCGCTGGCGCACCTGCGCGAGCTGGTGGCCCAGCAGGCCGACGAGCTGGTGCTCGGGCCGGTCGCCGCCCGGTTGCAGCAGAACGCGGTCCAGGACGAGCACGACGGCGACGTGCGGGCCCGCAAGGCGCTCGCCGCCCCGGCCTACTCCCAGCTGCGTGACGACCTGGACGCGCTGGTCGCCGAGCCGCCGTTCACCGCCGATGCCACCCGGCCGGCCGCCGAGGTGCTCCGCGAGGTGCTCGGCAGGACGACGCACCGGCTGCGGAAGGCCGTCGACGCGGCCGTGGACGCCGAGGACGACGAGGCGCTGCACGACGTGCGCAAGGCGGCCAAGCGGCTGCGCTACACCGCCGAGGCGGCGCTGCCCGTGCTCGGCGCACCGGTCAAGGACCTGATCTCGGTGCTCAAGGGCGTGCAGGACGTGCTGGGCGACCGGCAGGACACCTTCGTGACCCGGCCGCTCTGCCTGCAGCTGGGCCTGCAGGCGCACGCCGCCGGGGAGAACGCCTGGACCTGGGGCCGGCTGCACGCGCTGGAGCAGGCGCGTTGCGAGGAGGCCGAGCGGGAGTTCTGGCTGCGCTGGCCGGGGCTCCGCCCGGTGATGAAGGCGGCGACGAAGTAGCGTCGCAGCGCCACCTGCCGCGACCGAGGAGTCCCGCTGTCCCTGATCGGTCTGCTCGGTTTCGGCCTGACCGTGCTGCTCGCCATGGCGCTGCTGCACGCCTACCTGTGGTTCCGGCTGGTGCGGGGCACCACCCGCCCGGGCCGCGCCCGGCGGTGGCTGACCCTCCTCACCGTCCTGCTGGCGGTGCTGCCGGTCGCCGCCGTGCTGCTGCGCCGGACGCCCCTCCCCGAGGGGGTGACCACCCCGCTGGACTGGGTCGGCTACACCTGGCTCGGCCTGGCCTTCTACGCGTTCCTGGCGGTGCTGGTCACCGAGCCGATCCGGCTGGCCGCCCGGCTGCTGGGCCGACGCGACCGGGCGCAGGTGCCGGTCGCCGACCGGGCCACGTCGACCGGGGCCACGTCGACCGGGGCCACGTCGACCGGGGCCACGTCGACCGGGGCCACGTCGACCGGGGCCACGTCGACCGGGGCCACGTCGACCGGGGCCACCGCGACCGACGCGCGGCCCCAGGCCGCCGGCGCGCCCGACCCGGTGAGCCGGCGCCTGTTCCTGGCCCGGACGCTCGCCGTCGGGGCCGGTGCGGTCGCGCTGGGCACGGCGGGCACCGGGGTGGTGCTGGCCAACTCCGCGCCCGTCGTCCGGCGGGTGCCCATCCGGATCCCGCGGCTGGACCCGGCCCTGGCGGGGCTGCGGATCGTCACCTTCTCCGACGGGCACCTGTCCTCCACCTACGGTGGCCGCCGGTTCGAGCGGGTGGTCGAGACGGTCAACGCCCAGCGACCCGACGTCGTCGCGATCGTCGGTGACCTGGTCGACGGCGAGGTCGACCAGCTGCGCGAGGACGTCGCCCCGCTGGCCGACCTGGTCAGCGAGCAGGGCGTCTTCTTCGTCACCGGGAACCACGAGTACTTCGTCGACACCACCGCCTGGCTGCGGCACCTGCCCACGCTGGGCGTCGAGGTGCTGCGCAACGAGCGGGTGGAGCTGCGCCGCGGCGGCGCCGCGGTCGACCTGGCCGGGATCGACGACCGCACCGCGGCCGCCTCGGGGGTGCCCGGCCACGGAGCCGACCTGGACGCCGCGCTGGACGGCCGGGACGACGCGCGCCCGGTCGTGCTGATGGCGCACCAGCCGGTGCAGGTCGAGCAGGCGCGGGCGGCCGGGGTCGACCTGCAGCTGTCCGGGCACACCCACGGCGGGCAGCTGTGGCCCTTCGACTACGCCGTCCTGCTGGACCAGCCGGCGGTCGAGGGCCTGTCCCGGCAGGGCGACACCCAGCTCTACGTGACCGCCGGCGCCGGCTACTGGGGGCCGCCGATGCGGGTCGGCGCCCGGCCGGAGGTCACCGTGATCGAACTGCAGCCCGGGGAGGTGCCCTGATGACCGGGCTCGGGGAGATCGACGACCGGCTGGCCGCGGCCGCCGAGCGGTGCCGCCGGCTGGTGCACGCGCAGGCCCGGGCGGAGCAGCTGGCCGCCGAGGCGGCCGAGCTCGACGTCCGGCTGGCGGAGCTGGCCGACCGGGCGGGCGCCGAGGCCGACGACGTCCGGGCGCTGGAGGGCGTGTCGCTGTCCCGGGTGCTGGCCGCGCTGCGCGGCAGCCGCGCGCAGGACCTGGACCGGGAACGCGCCGAGGCCGACGCCGCCCGGTTGCGGCTGCAGGAGGCCGTGGCGCTGCGCGACCGGCTGGACCGCCAGCTGGACCGCGTCCGGGCCGAGGAGGCGGAGCTGGCCGACGCCGGTGCGGAGCTGGCCGCCGCGACCGAGGCGAAGGACGCCTGGCTGCAGGCGTCGGGCACGCCGGTGGGCCGTCGGCTGCTGGAGCTCGCCGCCGAGCGCGGGCAGCTGGGCGCGGAGTCGGTGGAGGTCGAGGAGGCCCTCGCCGCCGCCGGCGGCGCCCGGGACGCGCTCGCCCGGGTGCACGACCGGCTCCGCTCGGCGCGGTCGTGGTCGGGCTGGGACACCTTCCTCGGCGGCGGTGCGCTGGCCAGCTCGGTGAAGCACGACCGGCTGGACCAGGCCGCCGCTGCGGCTGCCGACGCCGACCAGCAGCTCAGGGCGCTGGCCCGCGAGCTCGTCGACGTGCCCGGCGCGGCGGTCGAGCTCCCGGCGCTGGGGATCGGCCAGCTCACCCGGTTCGTGGACATCTGGTTCGACAACGTGTTCACCGACTGGCAGGTCGGCGAACGGATCGACGCCTCGCTGGCCCGGGTCGACGAGCTCCGGCAGCTGGTCGACGGGGTCGGCGCGGAGCTCGACCGGCGGGCCGCCGACCTGCACATGCGGCTGGGCCGGCTGGCCGACGAGCGGGCCGCGCTGCTGCGCTGAGGAGCGCGGCCCCGTTCCTCAGCCGGTGAAGGCCCGCAGCTCGGCCAGCCGGGCCGGCGGGACGGTCTTCAGCCGGGCGACGGCGTCGGCGAGCGGGATCAGGCCGATCTCGGTGCCCTGCAGGGCCACCATCTGCCCGGTGTGCCCCTCGTGCGCGGCGATGGTGGCGTGCATGCCGAACCGGGTGGCCAGCACCCGGTCGAACGACGTCGGGGTGCCACCCCGCTGCACGTGCCCGAGCACCGTGGTGCGCACCTCCTTGCCGGTGCGCCGCTCCAGCTCGTCGCCCAGCTGCTGGGCGACGCCGGTGAACCGCTTGTGGCCGAACTCGTCGAGACCGCCCTCGCGCATCGGCATGGTGCCGGGCAGCGGCGTCGCGCCCTCGCTGATCACGCCGATCACGTGCCGGTGCCCCCGCTCGAAGCGGGCGGTCACCATCTGGCAGATCTCCTCGATGTCGAAGGGCTGCTCGGGGGTGATCACCAGGTGCGCGCCGGCGGCGAGACCGGAGTTGAGCGCGATCCAGCCGGCGTGCCGGCCCATCACCTCGACCAGCAGCACCCGCTGGTGCGACTCGGCCGTGGTGTGCAGCCGGTCGATCATGTCGGTGGCGATGCTGACCGCGGTGTCGAAGCCGAAGGTCAGGTCGGTGCCGTCGATGTCGTTGTCGATCGTCTTGGGGACGCCGACCACCGGCACACCCTCGGAGGACAACCAGGCCGCCGCGGTCAGCGTGCCCTCACCACCGATGGGGACGAGCACGTCGACGCCGTGCGCGTCGAGCACCTCACGCATCCGGCCCAGGCCGTCGCGCAGCTTCTGGGGGGCCACCCGGGCGGAGCCCAGGATCGTGCCGCCGCGGGTGAGCAGGTTGTGGACCAGTGGCCGGTCCAGCACCATCGAGTCGTCCTCGAGCAGCCCGCGCCACCCGTTCCGGAAGCCGACGACGGTGCTGCCGTACTCCTTCTCCGCGGTGCGGACGACCGACCGCAGGACGGCGTTGAGGCCGGGGCAGTCGCCCCCGCCGGTCAGCACTCCGATGTGCACGTGGCTCTCCTCCGGACGAGGGTGTCGGGCGACTGAACCGTACGTCATGACGTCTAGACGTCTATCGGTGCAGTACCTTCTGGGCGTGGCGAGTTCGGAGGCGGGGCCCAAGTACCTCGCCGTGCGCGAAGCGCTCCGCCGCCGGGCCTCCGCGCTGCCCGAGCACACCCTGCTCCCGCCGGAACCGGCGTTGTGCGCCGAGTACGGGGTCAGCCGGATCACCCTGCGCCGGGCCGTCGACGGCCTGGTGGCCGACGGGCACCTGGTCCGTGAGCAGGGCCGCGGCACCTACGTCAGCCGCCCGGGCATCCGGCACGAGTACCGGGAGAGCTTCGTCCACCGGATCGCCGGTTTCCAGCAGGTGATGACCGAGCAGGGCGCGCAGGTGGGCACCACGGTCCTCAGCCAGCAGATCGTGCCCGCCGCCCCCGCGATCGCCACCGAGCTGGAGCTGCCGGTCGCCGAGGACGTCGTGGAGCTGGTCCGGCTGCGCAGCGTCGACGGCCTGCCCAACCACGTGGTGCGCAGCTTCCTGCCCGCCGCCCGGTACCCGAAGGCGGCCACCGAGGACTTCGGCCACGGCTCGCTGTACGAGTTCCTCCGCCGGGAGTACGCCGAGGACCTGGCCCACGCGCGGATCGTGGTCGACGTCGGCACCGCGGCCGCGGAGGAGGCCGACCGGCTGCAGATCGTGGCCGGCTCCCCGCTGCTGGTCGTGCGCACCACGGTGCACGACAGCTCGGGCCACCCGCTGGTGCACTCCTTCTCCCGGTTGCGCCCGGACGTCAGCCAGGTGGAGTTCGAGGTCTCCGTCGGGGGGCGCTGACCGCCGTCAGCCGATCGCGGCGGCCCGGGCGGGCCCCGGCCGCGCATCCTCCAGCCGCAACCGCTGGTCCCGCAGCAGCACCCGGTCCAGCGCGTGCCCCAGGTGGCCGGCCAGGTCCGTCACGGCGCTGCAGAGCGGCGGGTCCAGCTCCCGCGGGTGGCCCCACGTGACCAGCAACCCGCTCGAGGCCTCGTGCTGGGTGAGCAGCACCGGCACCGCCAGCGCGCTCTGTGCTCGCCCGGCCGGCATCCCCCCGTCGATCTCCTCGGGTGCGGGGACCGGCACGACCCGCCGTTCGCGCACCGCCTCGGCCAGCGGGTGCTGCGCCTGCAGGCCCACCACCGCCGCCGGCCGGGCGTAGGACGCCGACGCCGAGCTGGTGGCCCACAGGTGCAGGTCGTCGCGGCCGCTCTCGGCCACCCCGACCAGCACGGCCGCGGCACCCAGCGGGGAGCGGACCAGCCGGTCGACGGCGCGCAGCACGTCCGGCATGGTGTCGACCGCCAGCACGCCGCCGCTGAACCGGGCCACCAGGCGGGTGCGGTCGGCCTCGACCTCCGCCTCGACGTACGCGGCCTGGGCGGCCTGGGCGGCCTGCCGGGCGGCGCCGGCCTCCCGGGCGGCCGCGGCCCGGGCCTCCTGGTCGGCGAGCTCCAGGGCACGGAACTGCAGCCGCCGCGAGCACTCGGCCGCCAGCT from Modestobacter roseus encodes the following:
- a CDS encoding RNA-binding S4 domain-containing protein; protein product: MRTIELRSGEQSIRLGQLLKLVDAVPSGAQVKDVLTSGDVRVNGEPEDRRGRQLRTGDVVSVAGQEDVRIG
- a CDS encoding FhaA domain-containing protein; amino-acid sequence: MGVLQRFERRLEGMVGLAFARVFKGKVHPAEIAHALQREADEQRSVMGGGRVLAPNVFTVTLGPSDHDNLAEWSEQLAAELADMVAEHVESEGYQTFGDIEVHLERDEELRTGVFEVSSHVGDGGTPHRAEPAPSAHPGLPPLPPLAGAPLPDAGQRTSHVLVVDGPGTKHVLEQGSNVLGRGTDADVRLPDTGVSRKHADVQLAGSQVTVQDLGSTNGTLVNGRRVTRQELADGDVIRIGHSVLVYRQDGA
- a CDS encoding GntR family transcriptional regulator, with the protein product MASSEAGPKYLAVREALRRRASALPEHTLLPPEPALCAEYGVSRITLRRAVDGLVADGHLVREQGRGTYVSRPGIRHEYRESFVHRIAGFQQVMTEQGAQVGTTVLSQQIVPAAPAIATELELPVAEDVVELVRLRSVDGLPNHVVRSFLPAARYPKAATEDFGHGSLYEFLRREYAEDLAHARIVVDVGTAAAEEADRLQIVAGSPLLVVRTTVHDSSGHPLVHSFSRLRPDVSQVEFEVSVGGR
- a CDS encoding aldose epimerase translates to MTPHPDASTGALPWPDAEPREVAVAVGAAELVVDLRGGGPRRLAVGNWEVLDGYPAGTVPAGRRGGVLVPWPNRLRDGQWSWRGRDLQLDVVSGSSPNAVHGLLTAQPWSVLRQAGDAVSVGTLLEPRPGYPFRLAVAIDYRLADSGLTVAVRVRNAGDAEAPLGVGMHPYLHVGAPQEGGLADAELSVPARTALEVDGGLPTGARRPFDGAIGRIGDRQLDDPVTDLVRDDDGWARVGLRGPAGALELAVDGAWPWLQVFSGDTLPAGQRRRSLAVEPMTCPPNALADGVDLVVLPPGGVWSGTWTLRWSPA
- a CDS encoding metallophosphoesterase, whose amino-acid sequence is MLLAMALLHAYLWFRLVRGTTRPGRARRWLTLLTVLLAVLPVAAVLLRRTPLPEGVTTPLDWVGYTWLGLAFYAFLAVLVTEPIRLAARLLGRRDRAQVPVADRATSTGATSTGATSTGATSTGATSTGATSTGATSTGATATDARPQAAGAPDPVSRRLFLARTLAVGAGAVALGTAGTGVVLANSAPVVRRVPIRIPRLDPALAGLRIVTFSDGHLSSTYGGRRFERVVETVNAQRPDVVAIVGDLVDGEVDQLREDVAPLADLVSEQGVFFVTGNHEYFVDTTAWLRHLPTLGVEVLRNERVELRRGGAAVDLAGIDDRTAAASGVPGHGADLDAALDGRDDARPVVLMAHQPVQVEQARAAGVDLQLSGHTHGGQLWPFDYAVLLDQPAVEGLSRQGDTQLYVTAGAGYWGPPMRVGARPEVTVIELQPGEVP
- a CDS encoding nuclear transport factor 2 family protein, whose amino-acid sequence is MTDRFADALHRLDADRDPGPLVELAGDDTQLVKLDEHHQTRGREGAQTFWTDYRDVFGDIETTFTHTVVGESSAALEWTSTGTLRDGKPFTYRGVTLIEGDEEQLSGVRTYYDSAAFLQGRSGTA
- a CDS encoding MOSC domain-containing protein; translation: MTARVRELWRYPVKSLLGERLSGADVGAQGIAGDRGWALFDVATGLGLTARRVPELLFAAARSRPDGSVAVVLPDGTVTADDAVLSRWVGREVVLRRAADVAGARTYENPFDVTGDEEAGWDPFQGADGAFHDNAGARVTLVSTGTLGSWDPRRFRANVVLDGAGEDDWVGTSVLVGAVALDVVDRVPRCVMVTRPQAGGIARDTGVLRTVHRQRGGALAVGALVTRPGPVSVGDEVRPA
- a CDS encoding endonuclease/exonuclease/phosphatase family protein, with the protein product MNDAPDDDHRTAVGTMDAVSRRALTRRALPHRPRARRRWAPPAFAVPWAVAAALRATGAERGFPLVPALAFTHYAAATSALPLATALAARSRGASVLAGASAAVLAGAVLRRTTPVTPETPPQGPRLRVVSANMLHGRADPDALVALASDRDADVLALMEVTPEAVTGLLGAGVADLLPAGHVVPAAAGQPPGAGGALWTRWEVRERTVVPGRFGQPAALLAVPGAPDVEVTAVHTHPPTSSPAQVARWVADLRLLPDPEPAVLRVLAGDFNATPDHAAFRRLLGRGWVDAAAATGQALRATWWPMRFPHPRLTLDHVLVDPRIAVEGFEVVHVPGTDHRALVADLRLPAAG
- a CDS encoding 6-phosphofructokinase encodes the protein MHIGVLTGGGDCPGLNAVLRSVVRTAEKEYGSTVVGFRNGWRGLLEDDSMVLDRPLVHNLLTRGGTILGSARVAPQKLRDGLGRMREVLDAHGVDVLVPIGGEGTLTAAAWLSSEGVPVVGVPKTIDNDIDGTDLTFGFDTAVSIATDMIDRLHTTAESHQRVLLVEVMGRHAGWIALNSGLAAGAHLVITPEQPFDIEEICQMVTARFERGHRHVIGVISEGATPLPGTMPMREGGLDEFGHKRFTGVAQQLGDELERRTGKEVRTTVLGHVQRGGTPTSFDRVLATRFGMHATIAAHEGHTGQMVALQGTEIGLIPLADAVARLKTVPPARLAELRAFTG
- a CDS encoding CYTH and CHAD domain-containing protein, translated to MAVEHLEIERKFDVEEAFVLPDLGGVPGVDAVAEPVTHDLEAAYHDTADLRLARARVTLRRRTGGTDAGWHVKLPAIAGARRELHSPLGRATKTPPKAVLEPVLGVVRRAPVGPVAVLRTRRVVTELRDAEGRVLAEVADDHVTGTALPAGPGDAAVVTTWREVEVELVDGDESVLAEVAAELVAAGARPASSPAKLSRVLADRLAAVGGPPDPAVPAAGGGKKAAKKAAKKARTLPVGEVLRSSLAQQVRDLQDADLMVRTGQPDGVHQVRVACRRLRSTLAAFRPVLDRTRTDPLRTELAAVGAALSPSRDAEVALAHLRELVAQQADELVLGPVAARLQQNAVQDEHDGDVRARKALAAPAYSQLRDDLDALVAEPPFTADATRPAAEVLREVLGRTTHRLRKAVDAAVDAEDDEALHDVRKAAKRLRYTAEAALPVLGAPVKDLISVLKGVQDVLGDRQDTFVTRPLCLQLGLQAHAAGENAWTWGRLHALEQARCEEAEREFWLRWPGLRPVMKAATK
- a CDS encoding DUF1707 SHOCT-like domain-containing protein, coding for MPERPMPEPHLRAADADRAAVAEVLGRNLSAGRLTVEEYDERLTRAWEAKTYGDLTPLTADLPDEPAGTELVAPAAGPAGTGGPATAHTGGGLPWGGNWGAQAWAGGSSLRAAWGSWGATALIVLTVWAMSSWGSGQLLYFWPVWVIGPWGIVLAVQTLGAGRGQGSGDAHRLPHGHRD